One window of the Bombus affinis isolate iyBomAffi1 chromosome 10, iyBomAffi1.2, whole genome shotgun sequence genome contains the following:
- the LOC126921123 gene encoding dedicator of cytokinesis protein 3 isoform X2, producing the protein MWTTTKTTKYGVAVYNWRGDTRYGLPLEIGETVQILEECTGWYRGFSTKNRAVKGIFPSSYVHLKPCKIENEGLFESVIPLEDPVVREVTLVLREWGGIWKRLYVERVNYKFDTLRKVMRELLEWRRQLLAGTLTTDQTRELKLRIINKVDWGNRKLGLDLVPRQGAHMVDPETMSIVELYHVHVQSAENSQGSSARGTLRRKEHRKVLTHHLYFCMRDFGHSIGEDTEIYFSLYDAKRNQYLSERFLVRISKEGFSSFIEKIHSNCTIFTDLGNADLSRDLYMVAHVMRCGRMLYSDSGKNKAGTATYRRPHGVAVLSLAEATQDHTEELEMTFKVCQGEEKEFHQLHEQIIRNNKCSPLPGQPNYGIVVSLRVLHGELTQVREENPLLFKNICLTKKLGFSDVIMPGDVRNDLYLKLERGEFERGGKSTGKNIEVTILVLDADGQPLEECLFGAAGMEGSSEYQSLVIYHHNSPSWAETVRLAIPIDKFYGSHVRFEFRHCSTREKNDKKLFSFAFVRLMEPGGATLQDGPHELYIYKCEDRSKLDSLSYLSLPSSAREPNATGSPAFSRSPKEAVFVQTLLCSTKLTQNVDLLSLLQWKAHPERISEALGRVLRLDGEELVKFLQDILDALFSMFHTEDGNSTAHSGLVFQVLVSIFSLLEDSKFEHFKPVMDAYISGHFAAALVYKGLLSSVQHCADWVTAAEKQEPIIKCFRSLEYIFKFIIQSRLLFARATAGQYEDSFKRDLYCVFAALNKMLGIPYEMVLHSQIALLYSISAVFEQLVAVLPVLEVAKLACTMLDSVPREPPLQLTQAKLTAIKNLTTSLLFREDNESRNLLLVTMCRHLRIHLVRREELRSCTEILGEILSFLYKRGRDTNKVNNCIQHDVETLCLSILDVLIQTILIVINTSGPVLGCLVACLIGLLQLLDEYHYVRLWEELAHTGERKPLKDFLLRVFLVLRDLVRQEVFPPDWLVIRMQANSIILKSLQELAQPLASQASFDSQLWSTYFNLAVAYLTQPSLQLEQFSEVKREKIIEKYRDMRVFMGFQILSMWNHLGDRKLEFIPGMVGPFLEVTLVPESELRKATLHIFFDMMECEQRARGSFKSVESELIDKLDILISENKGDDEYRQLFNTILLDRVQSEDPTWKDSGTAFITSITRLLERLLDYRSVIQGDENRDKRMSCTVNLLNFYKNEFNRKEMYLRYIYKLHDLHLVAENYTEAGFTMKLYADQLGWGSTILPADHLHPQQPEWQRKEVLYHKIIHDLDRGKCWEKGIPLCKELAVLYETRLYDYAKLSHLLKLQAKLLDNILTQLRPEPEYFRVGFYGLSFPLFVRNKLFIYRGLEYERIGAFTQRLQTEFPSAQILMKNSPPDESILISEGQYIQICNVKPIPEENSLACRGAEVPERVVAFYLVNDVRKFIFDRPLHRGPVDRENEFKSLWIERTTLTTEAKLPGILRWFEVIEKRSELLAPVQYACETMLSVERELRRLVAQYTAEPNRNINPFSMRLQGIIDANVMGGITKYQEAFLTPEFARQNPDMVPHVNRLKSLILDQMSVLEAGLNLHGQIAPAGVQPLHKRLNERFTQLKQGLGPLARQRTIHQDSIVNSPLPPLPVNEKQRPATLETAGCRISHADSDGLPEDEGFYTKVDGGPPPIPQREVRPRSVGYGTTPPRPTHQRSLSKPLSPKLPLRHSLPTPTDGVDQTGLRTSWSEPGPESAPPLPPRGCTPDKRDSNTNILVPPAPPKRLAYKRNTEWSTDDDSEAQNEPNDLRDSGISTASLLDFQSHLTNLNNLGYEDFEPRTRCNDIMNISPPSVINALNVSTGNFANVTFQGSHSLPGQEVSPPPIPPKAHQDTPSAPSTLERVSNRSQSHGHSENYSVPKLQTLSMASDTESTV; encoded by the exons GAAACTGGGCTTGGACCTGGTGCCCCGTCAGGGTGCTCATATGGTGGATCCGGAAACGATGTCAATCGTGGAACTCTATCACGTG CACGTTCAAAGCGCGGAGAATTCGCAAGGGTCGTCGGCTAGGGGAACCCTGAGGCGGAAGGAGCACAGAAAGGTGCTGACCCATCACCTGTATTTCTGCATGAGGGATTTCGGCCACTCGATCGGCGAGGACACGGAAATCTACTTCTCCTTGTACGACGCGAAACGAAATCAATATCTAAGCGAACGTTTCCTGGTTCGAATCTCGAAAGAGGGATTCTCCAGCTTCATAGAGAAGATTCATAGCAATTGCACGATTTTTACGGATCTCGGCAATGCGGACCTTAGCAGGGACCTTTACATGGTCGCGCACGTGATGCGATGCGGCAGAATGCTTTACTCTGATTCGGGCAAAAACAAAGCGGGCACTGCCACTTACAGGAGACCGCACGGCGTCGCGGTCCTCTCGCTTGCCGAAGCCACGCAGGATCACACGGAGGAACTGGAAATGACGTTCAAG GTGTGCCAAGGGGAAGAAAAGGAGTTTCACCAGTTACACGAGCAGATTATTCGTAACAACAAGTGTTCCCCACTTCCGGGCCAGCCTAATTACGGCATAGTGGTTTCACTGCGCGTCCTGCACGGCGAGTTGACTCAAGTTCGCGAGGAGAATCCACTGCTTTTCAAAAATATCTGTCTAACGAAGAAGCTAGGGTTCTCCGACGTGATCATGCCGGGTGACGTGAGAAACGACTTGTACCTGAAACTGGAACGTGGAGAGTTCGAACGAGGCGGAAAATCCACTGGGAAAAATATCGAG GTGACGATTTTGGTCTTGGACGCGGATGGTCAACCTCTGGAAGAATGCTTGTTTGGCGCGGCTGGAATGGAGGGCAGTTCTGAGTATCAAAGTTTAGTTATATATCATCACAACAGCCCGTCGTGGGCCGAGACGGTTCGATTGGCCATACCTATAGACAAGTTTTACGGAAGCCACGTCCGCTTTGAATTCCGGCACTGTTCCA CACGCGAGAAGAACGACAAGAAATTGTTCTCCTTCGCCTTCGTGCGTCTTATGGAACCTGGCGGAGCTACTCTTCAGGATGGCCCCCACGAGCTATATATTTACAAGTGCGAAGATCGTTCCAAGTTGGATTCATTAAGTTACCTCTCTTTGCCTAGTAGCGCTCGGGAACCAAATGCAACAG GTTCACCAGCATTTTCCAGATCCCCCAAAGAGGCCGTATTCGTACAAACGTTGCTTTGTAGTACAAAATTGACGCAAAACGTGGACCTCCTGAGCCTGCTGCAATGGAAGGCACATCCGGAACGAATATCGGAGGCTTTAGGTCGCGTACTGCGGCTGGACGGCGAGGAATTGGTCAAATTTCTACAGGACATTTTAGATGCGCTCTTTTCCATGTTCCACACGGAGGACGGTAACTCCACGGCTCATTCGGGTTTAGTCTTCCAAGTGCTCGTCTCCATTTTCAGCCTTCTCGAGGATTCCAAGTTCGAGCATTTCAAACCTGTCATGGATGCTTACATTTCCGGCCACTTTGCCGCTGCATTGGTATATAAAGGTCTTCTAAGTAGCGTGCAACATTGTGCAGATTGGGTAACCGCGGCGGAGAAGCAAGAGCCTATAATCAAGTGTTTCCGTTCTCTGGAGTATATCTTCAAATTCATCATTCAAAGTCGCCTATTATTCGCCAGAGCAACAGCTGGTCAATACGAGGACAGTTTCAAGCGTGATCTGTACTGCGTTTTCGCCGCATTGAACAAGATGTTGGGCATCCCGTACGAAATGGTGCTTCACTCTCAGATAGCTTTGCTTTACTCCATCTCGGCAGTCTTCGAACAGCTAGTCGCCGTGCTGCCAGTTCTCGAGGTGGCGAAACTCGCTTGCACGATGCTCGACTCGGTGCCAAGAGAACCACCGTTGCAGCTCACGCAGGCTAAATTAACGGCTATTAAAAATCTGACCACCTCGTTGTTGTTTCGCGAGGACAACGAGAGCAGGAATCTGCTGTTGGTTACGATGTGTAGACACTTGAGGATCCATTTGGTTAGACGAGAGGAACTTAGATCCTGTACGGAGATTCTAGGAGAAATCCTCAGCTTTTTATACAAAAGGGGGCGAGATACTAACAAAGTTAATAACTGTATTCAACACGACGTCGAGACCCTCTGCCTTTCTATCTTGGATGTATTGATACAGACGATTCTGATTGTAATAAACACCAGTGGCCCCGTGTTGGGATGCCTGGTAGCTTGCTTGATAGGCTTGCTTCAGCTTCTAGACGAGTACCATTACGTTCGACTTTGGGAGGAGCTAGCTCATACAGGCGAACGAAAACCCCTGAAGGATTTTCTTTTGAGAGTCTTTTTAGTTCTCCGTGATCTCGTCAGACAGGAAGTTTTTCCACCCGACTGGTTAGTAATTAGGATGCAGGCGAACAGTATTATCTTAAAGTCCCTGCAGGAACTCGCTCAGCCTTTGGCCTCGCAAGCTAGCTTCGATTCGCAGCTCTGGTCCACGTATTTTAATCTAGCCGTAGCGTACCTCACTCAGCCATCTCTGCAACTCGAACAATTTTCGGAAGTGAAGCGTGAAAAGATCATTGAAAAATACAGGGACATGAGAGTGTTCATGGGCTTTCAAATACTCTCCATGTGGAATCATTTGGGTGATCGTAAATTGGAGTTTATTCCTGGAATGGTAGGGCCCTTCTTGGAAGTTACCTTAGTTCCTGAGAGTGAGCTGAGGAAGGCCACTTTGCACATCTTTTTCGATATGATGGAGTGCGAGCAACGAGCTCGTGGTAGCTTCAAGTCCGTGGAATCGGAATTGATCGATAAACTGGATATCCTGATCAGCGAGAATAAAGGTGACGACGAGTACAGACAGTTGTTTAACACAAT ATTATTGGACAGAGTTCAGTCAGAAGATCCAACCTGGAAGGACAGCGGAACTGCTTTCATCACGTCAATTACGCGTTTGCTGGAAAGACTGCTAGATTACAGGAGCGTAATTCAGGGGGACGAGAATCGCGACAAGCGTATGTCGTGCACTGTTAATCTATTG AATTTTTACAAGAATGAATTCAATCGTAAAGAGATGTACCTGCGTTATATTTACAAGCTTCACGACCTACATTTGGTAGCTGAAAACTATACAGAAGCTGGATTTACAATGAAATTATACGCCGATCAGCTTGGTTggggttctacaattttacctGCTGATCACTTGCATCCGCAACAGCCAGAGTGGCAGAGAAAGGAGGTCCTTTATCATAAGATAATTCATGACTTAGATCGAGGCAAATGTTGGGAGAAAGGTATTCCTTTGTGTAAAGAATTGGCAGTGCTGTACGAGACTAGATTATACGACTATGCAAAATTAAGTCATCTACTGAAACTGCAAGCCAAATTACTGGACAATATATTGACACAACTTCGGCCAGAGCCGGAGTACTTTAGAGTAGGATTCTACGGTCTTAGTTTTCCTCTTTTCGTTAGG AATAAATTGTTCATCTATCGCGGTTTAGAATACGAGAGAATAGGGGCATTCACACAGCGATTACAGACTGAATTTCCAAGCGCACAAATATTAATGAAGAATTCGCCGCCTGATGAGAGCATCCTTATCTCAGAGGGACAAT ATATACAAATTTGTAACGTCAAACCAATCCCCGAGGAGAACAGCCTAGCCTGTCGAGGAGCTGAAGTGCCAGAAAGAGTGGTCGCCTTTTATCTAGTTAATGACGTTCGGAAGTTTATCTTTGATCGACCACTTCACAGAGGCCCTGTTGACCGAGAGAACGAGTTTAAATCTCTCTGGATCGAAAGAACCACGTTAACCACAGAGGCGAAACTACCTGGTATACTTAGATGGTTTGAGGTGATCGAGAAGAGATCTGAGCTACTAGCGCCTGTACAATACGCCTGTGAAACTATGCTGAGCGTGGAGAGAGAATTGAGGAGACTTGTCGCGCAATACACTGCCGAACCTAATCGAAATATTAACCCCTTTAGCATGAGACTCCAAGGTATCATCGACGCGAACGTTATGGGTGGCATCACCAAATACCAAGAAGCCTTTCTTACGCCTGAATTCGCTAGACAAAATCCGGACATGGTACCACACGTAAACAGACTGAAGAGTTTGATTCTCGACCAAATGAGCGTTTTGGAGGCGGGATTAAATTTACACGGACAAATTGCACCAGCTGGCGTGCAACCGCTACACAAGAGACTCAACGAAAGATTTACACAGCTGAAACAAGGTCTTGGTCCACTAGCAAGACAAAGAACAATTCATCAAGACAGCATTGTCAA tTCACCGTTACCTCCGTTACCCGTTAACGAAAAGCAACGTCCAGCTACATTGGAAACGGCAGGCTGCAGAATTTCTCACGCGGACAGCGATGGCCTACCTGAAGATGAAGGTTTCTACACAAAAGTAGACGGTGGGCCACCACCTATACCGCAACGTGAAGTTCGGCCACGTTCTGTGGGCTACGGGACTACTCCGCCTAGACCCACGCATCAAAGATCTCTGAGCAAACCGTTAAGTCCAAAGTTACCATTGAGACATTCTTTACCTACGCCAACGGATGGAGTGGATCAAACCGGTCTAAGAACGTCATGGAGCGAACCTGGTCCTGAATCAGCGCCACCGTTGCCTCCTAGAGGTTGCA CGCCTGATAAGAGAGATTCGAATACAAACATTCTAGTGCCACCCGCGCCGCCAAAACGTTTAGCGTACAAACGTAACACAGAGTGGAGCACGGACGATGATTCGGAAGCACAAAATGAGCCGAATGACCTTCGCGATAGCGGTATATCAACTGCTAGTTTATTAGATTTCCAGTCGCATTTGACTAACTTAAATAATCTCGGTTATGAGGATTTCGAACCACGGACAAGGTGCAACGACATTATGAATATTTCACCTCCGTCTGTAATAAATGCGCTAAACGTCTCTACAGGAAATTTCGCGAACGTTACATTCCAAGGATCACATTCTTTACCAGGTCAAGAG GTGAGCCCACCACCGATACCGCCGAAAGCACATCAAGATACCCCGTCGGCTCCATCGACCTTGGAAAGAGTATCGAATCGCTCACAGTCTCATGGTCATTCGGAAAATTATTCGGTACCGAAACTCCAAACATTGTCTATGGCGTCTGACACCGAAAGCACTGTGTAG
- the LOC126921123 gene encoding dedicator of cytokinesis protein 3 isoform X1 has protein sequence MWTTTKTTKYGVAVYNWRGDTRYGLPLEIGETVQILEECTGWYRGFSTKNRAVKGIFPSSYVHLKPCKIENEGLFESVIPLEDPVVREVTLVLREWGGIWKRLYVERVNYKFDTLRKVMRELLEWRRQLLAGTLTTDQTRELKLRIINKVDWGNRKLGLDLVPRQGAHMVDPETMSIVELYHVHVQSAENSQGSSARGTLRRKEHRKVLTHHLYFCMRDFGHSIGEDTEIYFSLYDAKRNQYLSERFLVRISKEGFSSFIEKIHSNCTIFTDLGNADLSRDLYMVAHVMRCGRMLYSDSGKNKAGTATYRRPHGVAVLSLAEATQDHTEELEMTFKVCQGEEKEFHQLHEQIIRNNKCSPLPGQPNYGIVVSLRVLHGELTQVREENPLLFKNICLTKKLGFSDVIMPGDVRNDLYLKLERGEFERGGKSTGKNIEVTILVLDADGQPLEECLFGAAGMEGSSEYQSLVIYHHNSPSWAETVRLAIPIDKFYGSHVRFEFRHCSTREKNDKKLFSFAFVRLMEPGGATLQDGPHELYIYKCEDRSKLDSLSYLSLPSSAREPNATGSPAFSRSPKEAVFVQTLLCSTKLTQNVDLLSLLQWKAHPERISEALGRVLRLDGEELVKFLQDILDALFSMFHTEDGNSTAHSGLVFQVLVSIFSLLEDSKFEHFKPVMDAYISGHFAAALVYKGLLSSVQHCADWVTAAEKQEPIIKCFRSLEYIFKFIIQSRLLFARATAGQYEDSFKRDLYCVFAALNKMLGIPYEMVLHSQIALLYSISAVFEQLVAVLPVLEVAKLACTMLDSVPREPPLQLTQAKLTAIKNLTTSLLFREDNESRNLLLVTMCRHLRIHLVRREELRSCTEILGEILSFLYKRGRDTNKVNNCIQHDVETLCLSILDVLIQTILIVINTSGPVLGCLVACLIGLLQLLDEYHYVRLWEELAHTGERKPLKDFLLRVFLVLRDLVRQEVFPPDWLVIRMQANSIILKSLQELAQPLASQASFDSQLWSTYFNLAVAYLTQPSLQLEQFSEVKREKIIEKYRDMRVFMGFQILSMWNHLGDRKLEFIPGMVGPFLEVTLVPESELRKATLHIFFDMMECEQRARGSFKSVESELIDKLDILISENKGDDEYRQLFNTMEHLSAVLLDRVQSEDPTWKDSGTAFITSITRLLERLLDYRSVIQGDENRDKRMSCTVNLLNFYKNEFNRKEMYLRYIYKLHDLHLVAENYTEAGFTMKLYADQLGWGSTILPADHLHPQQPEWQRKEVLYHKIIHDLDRGKCWEKGIPLCKELAVLYETRLYDYAKLSHLLKLQAKLLDNILTQLRPEPEYFRVGFYGLSFPLFVRNKLFIYRGLEYERIGAFTQRLQTEFPSAQILMKNSPPDESILISEGQYIQICNVKPIPEENSLACRGAEVPERVVAFYLVNDVRKFIFDRPLHRGPVDRENEFKSLWIERTTLTTEAKLPGILRWFEVIEKRSELLAPVQYACETMLSVERELRRLVAQYTAEPNRNINPFSMRLQGIIDANVMGGITKYQEAFLTPEFARQNPDMVPHVNRLKSLILDQMSVLEAGLNLHGQIAPAGVQPLHKRLNERFTQLKQGLGPLARQRTIHQDSIVNSPLPPLPVNEKQRPATLETAGCRISHADSDGLPEDEGFYTKVDGGPPPIPQREVRPRSVGYGTTPPRPTHQRSLSKPLSPKLPLRHSLPTPTDGVDQTGLRTSWSEPGPESAPPLPPRGCTPDKRDSNTNILVPPAPPKRLAYKRNTEWSTDDDSEAQNEPNDLRDSGISTASLLDFQSHLTNLNNLGYEDFEPRTRCNDIMNISPPSVINALNVSTGNFANVTFQGSHSLPGQEVSPPPIPPKAHQDTPSAPSTLERVSNRSQSHGHSENYSVPKLQTLSMASDTESTV, from the exons GAAACTGGGCTTGGACCTGGTGCCCCGTCAGGGTGCTCATATGGTGGATCCGGAAACGATGTCAATCGTGGAACTCTATCACGTG CACGTTCAAAGCGCGGAGAATTCGCAAGGGTCGTCGGCTAGGGGAACCCTGAGGCGGAAGGAGCACAGAAAGGTGCTGACCCATCACCTGTATTTCTGCATGAGGGATTTCGGCCACTCGATCGGCGAGGACACGGAAATCTACTTCTCCTTGTACGACGCGAAACGAAATCAATATCTAAGCGAACGTTTCCTGGTTCGAATCTCGAAAGAGGGATTCTCCAGCTTCATAGAGAAGATTCATAGCAATTGCACGATTTTTACGGATCTCGGCAATGCGGACCTTAGCAGGGACCTTTACATGGTCGCGCACGTGATGCGATGCGGCAGAATGCTTTACTCTGATTCGGGCAAAAACAAAGCGGGCACTGCCACTTACAGGAGACCGCACGGCGTCGCGGTCCTCTCGCTTGCCGAAGCCACGCAGGATCACACGGAGGAACTGGAAATGACGTTCAAG GTGTGCCAAGGGGAAGAAAAGGAGTTTCACCAGTTACACGAGCAGATTATTCGTAACAACAAGTGTTCCCCACTTCCGGGCCAGCCTAATTACGGCATAGTGGTTTCACTGCGCGTCCTGCACGGCGAGTTGACTCAAGTTCGCGAGGAGAATCCACTGCTTTTCAAAAATATCTGTCTAACGAAGAAGCTAGGGTTCTCCGACGTGATCATGCCGGGTGACGTGAGAAACGACTTGTACCTGAAACTGGAACGTGGAGAGTTCGAACGAGGCGGAAAATCCACTGGGAAAAATATCGAG GTGACGATTTTGGTCTTGGACGCGGATGGTCAACCTCTGGAAGAATGCTTGTTTGGCGCGGCTGGAATGGAGGGCAGTTCTGAGTATCAAAGTTTAGTTATATATCATCACAACAGCCCGTCGTGGGCCGAGACGGTTCGATTGGCCATACCTATAGACAAGTTTTACGGAAGCCACGTCCGCTTTGAATTCCGGCACTGTTCCA CACGCGAGAAGAACGACAAGAAATTGTTCTCCTTCGCCTTCGTGCGTCTTATGGAACCTGGCGGAGCTACTCTTCAGGATGGCCCCCACGAGCTATATATTTACAAGTGCGAAGATCGTTCCAAGTTGGATTCATTAAGTTACCTCTCTTTGCCTAGTAGCGCTCGGGAACCAAATGCAACAG GTTCACCAGCATTTTCCAGATCCCCCAAAGAGGCCGTATTCGTACAAACGTTGCTTTGTAGTACAAAATTGACGCAAAACGTGGACCTCCTGAGCCTGCTGCAATGGAAGGCACATCCGGAACGAATATCGGAGGCTTTAGGTCGCGTACTGCGGCTGGACGGCGAGGAATTGGTCAAATTTCTACAGGACATTTTAGATGCGCTCTTTTCCATGTTCCACACGGAGGACGGTAACTCCACGGCTCATTCGGGTTTAGTCTTCCAAGTGCTCGTCTCCATTTTCAGCCTTCTCGAGGATTCCAAGTTCGAGCATTTCAAACCTGTCATGGATGCTTACATTTCCGGCCACTTTGCCGCTGCATTGGTATATAAAGGTCTTCTAAGTAGCGTGCAACATTGTGCAGATTGGGTAACCGCGGCGGAGAAGCAAGAGCCTATAATCAAGTGTTTCCGTTCTCTGGAGTATATCTTCAAATTCATCATTCAAAGTCGCCTATTATTCGCCAGAGCAACAGCTGGTCAATACGAGGACAGTTTCAAGCGTGATCTGTACTGCGTTTTCGCCGCATTGAACAAGATGTTGGGCATCCCGTACGAAATGGTGCTTCACTCTCAGATAGCTTTGCTTTACTCCATCTCGGCAGTCTTCGAACAGCTAGTCGCCGTGCTGCCAGTTCTCGAGGTGGCGAAACTCGCTTGCACGATGCTCGACTCGGTGCCAAGAGAACCACCGTTGCAGCTCACGCAGGCTAAATTAACGGCTATTAAAAATCTGACCACCTCGTTGTTGTTTCGCGAGGACAACGAGAGCAGGAATCTGCTGTTGGTTACGATGTGTAGACACTTGAGGATCCATTTGGTTAGACGAGAGGAACTTAGATCCTGTACGGAGATTCTAGGAGAAATCCTCAGCTTTTTATACAAAAGGGGGCGAGATACTAACAAAGTTAATAACTGTATTCAACACGACGTCGAGACCCTCTGCCTTTCTATCTTGGATGTATTGATACAGACGATTCTGATTGTAATAAACACCAGTGGCCCCGTGTTGGGATGCCTGGTAGCTTGCTTGATAGGCTTGCTTCAGCTTCTAGACGAGTACCATTACGTTCGACTTTGGGAGGAGCTAGCTCATACAGGCGAACGAAAACCCCTGAAGGATTTTCTTTTGAGAGTCTTTTTAGTTCTCCGTGATCTCGTCAGACAGGAAGTTTTTCCACCCGACTGGTTAGTAATTAGGATGCAGGCGAACAGTATTATCTTAAAGTCCCTGCAGGAACTCGCTCAGCCTTTGGCCTCGCAAGCTAGCTTCGATTCGCAGCTCTGGTCCACGTATTTTAATCTAGCCGTAGCGTACCTCACTCAGCCATCTCTGCAACTCGAACAATTTTCGGAAGTGAAGCGTGAAAAGATCATTGAAAAATACAGGGACATGAGAGTGTTCATGGGCTTTCAAATACTCTCCATGTGGAATCATTTGGGTGATCGTAAATTGGAGTTTATTCCTGGAATGGTAGGGCCCTTCTTGGAAGTTACCTTAGTTCCTGAGAGTGAGCTGAGGAAGGCCACTTTGCACATCTTTTTCGATATGATGGAGTGCGAGCAACGAGCTCGTGGTAGCTTCAAGTCCGTGGAATCGGAATTGATCGATAAACTGGATATCCTGATCAGCGAGAATAAAGGTGACGACGAGTACAGACAGTTGTTTAACACAAT GGAACATCTTAGCGCCGT ATTATTGGACAGAGTTCAGTCAGAAGATCCAACCTGGAAGGACAGCGGAACTGCTTTCATCACGTCAATTACGCGTTTGCTGGAAAGACTGCTAGATTACAGGAGCGTAATTCAGGGGGACGAGAATCGCGACAAGCGTATGTCGTGCACTGTTAATCTATTG AATTTTTACAAGAATGAATTCAATCGTAAAGAGATGTACCTGCGTTATATTTACAAGCTTCACGACCTACATTTGGTAGCTGAAAACTATACAGAAGCTGGATTTACAATGAAATTATACGCCGATCAGCTTGGTTggggttctacaattttacctGCTGATCACTTGCATCCGCAACAGCCAGAGTGGCAGAGAAAGGAGGTCCTTTATCATAAGATAATTCATGACTTAGATCGAGGCAAATGTTGGGAGAAAGGTATTCCTTTGTGTAAAGAATTGGCAGTGCTGTACGAGACTAGATTATACGACTATGCAAAATTAAGTCATCTACTGAAACTGCAAGCCAAATTACTGGACAATATATTGACACAACTTCGGCCAGAGCCGGAGTACTTTAGAGTAGGATTCTACGGTCTTAGTTTTCCTCTTTTCGTTAGG AATAAATTGTTCATCTATCGCGGTTTAGAATACGAGAGAATAGGGGCATTCACACAGCGATTACAGACTGAATTTCCAAGCGCACAAATATTAATGAAGAATTCGCCGCCTGATGAGAGCATCCTTATCTCAGAGGGACAAT ATATACAAATTTGTAACGTCAAACCAATCCCCGAGGAGAACAGCCTAGCCTGTCGAGGAGCTGAAGTGCCAGAAAGAGTGGTCGCCTTTTATCTAGTTAATGACGTTCGGAAGTTTATCTTTGATCGACCACTTCACAGAGGCCCTGTTGACCGAGAGAACGAGTTTAAATCTCTCTGGATCGAAAGAACCACGTTAACCACAGAGGCGAAACTACCTGGTATACTTAGATGGTTTGAGGTGATCGAGAAGAGATCTGAGCTACTAGCGCCTGTACAATACGCCTGTGAAACTATGCTGAGCGTGGAGAGAGAATTGAGGAGACTTGTCGCGCAATACACTGCCGAACCTAATCGAAATATTAACCCCTTTAGCATGAGACTCCAAGGTATCATCGACGCGAACGTTATGGGTGGCATCACCAAATACCAAGAAGCCTTTCTTACGCCTGAATTCGCTAGACAAAATCCGGACATGGTACCACACGTAAACAGACTGAAGAGTTTGATTCTCGACCAAATGAGCGTTTTGGAGGCGGGATTAAATTTACACGGACAAATTGCACCAGCTGGCGTGCAACCGCTACACAAGAGACTCAACGAAAGATTTACACAGCTGAAACAAGGTCTTGGTCCACTAGCAAGACAAAGAACAATTCATCAAGACAGCATTGTCAA tTCACCGTTACCTCCGTTACCCGTTAACGAAAAGCAACGTCCAGCTACATTGGAAACGGCAGGCTGCAGAATTTCTCACGCGGACAGCGATGGCCTACCTGAAGATGAAGGTTTCTACACAAAAGTAGACGGTGGGCCACCACCTATACCGCAACGTGAAGTTCGGCCACGTTCTGTGGGCTACGGGACTACTCCGCCTAGACCCACGCATCAAAGATCTCTGAGCAAACCGTTAAGTCCAAAGTTACCATTGAGACATTCTTTACCTACGCCAACGGATGGAGTGGATCAAACCGGTCTAAGAACGTCATGGAGCGAACCTGGTCCTGAATCAGCGCCACCGTTGCCTCCTAGAGGTTGCA CGCCTGATAAGAGAGATTCGAATACAAACATTCTAGTGCCACCCGCGCCGCCAAAACGTTTAGCGTACAAACGTAACACAGAGTGGAGCACGGACGATGATTCGGAAGCACAAAATGAGCCGAATGACCTTCGCGATAGCGGTATATCAACTGCTAGTTTATTAGATTTCCAGTCGCATTTGACTAACTTAAATAATCTCGGTTATGAGGATTTCGAACCACGGACAAGGTGCAACGACATTATGAATATTTCACCTCCGTCTGTAATAAATGCGCTAAACGTCTCTACAGGAAATTTCGCGAACGTTACATTCCAAGGATCACATTCTTTACCAGGTCAAGAG GTGAGCCCACCACCGATACCGCCGAAAGCACATCAAGATACCCCGTCGGCTCCATCGACCTTGGAAAGAGTATCGAATCGCTCACAGTCTCATGGTCATTCGGAAAATTATTCGGTACCGAAACTCCAAACATTGTCTATGGCGTCTGACACCGAAAGCACTGTGTAG